Proteins found in one Pontibacter sp. SGAir0037 genomic segment:
- a CDS encoding pyruvate dehydrogenase complex E1 component subunit beta: MRTIQFREALREAMSEEMRRDQSVFLMGEEVAEYNGAYKVSQGMLDEFGPERIIDTPIAELGFAGIGVGASMNGLRPIIEFMTFNFSLVAIDQVINSAAKMMSMSGGQYSCPIVFRGPTGSAGMLSSQHSQNFENWYANTPGLKVVVPSNPYDAKGLLKSAIRDNDPVIFMESEQMYGDKGEVPEEEYLIPIGVADIKREGTDVTIVSFGKMMKVALAAAEELAKDGVNAEVIDLRSVRPIDYKTLIESVKKTNRMVVVEEAWPLASISAELAYHIQSNAFDYMDAPVKRVTCRDVPLPYAPTLIEASLPNVERTIEAVKQVMYAKA, from the coding sequence ATGCGAACTATACAGTTTAGAGAAGCCCTGCGCGAGGCTATGTCAGAGGAAATGCGCCGCGACCAAAGCGTGTTTCTGATGGGTGAAGAAGTAGCAGAATATAATGGTGCTTACAAAGTGAGCCAGGGTATGCTGGACGAATTCGGACCTGAGCGTATAATAGACACTCCTATTGCTGAGCTTGGTTTTGCTGGTATAGGTGTTGGAGCCTCTATGAATGGCCTGCGCCCTATCATTGAGTTCATGACTTTCAACTTCTCATTGGTAGCCATCGACCAGGTTATCAACTCTGCTGCCAAAATGATGTCTATGTCTGGTGGCCAGTATTCTTGCCCTATTGTTTTCCGCGGACCAACTGGTAGCGCTGGTATGTTGTCTTCGCAGCACTCCCAGAACTTTGAAAACTGGTATGCTAACACCCCAGGCCTGAAAGTGGTGGTTCCTTCTAACCCATACGATGCCAAAGGTTTGTTGAAGTCTGCCATTCGTGATAACGACCCTGTTATTTTCATGGAGTCTGAGCAGATGTACGGTGATAAAGGCGAAGTTCCGGAAGAAGAATACCTGATTCCGATCGGTGTTGCTGATATCAAACGTGAAGGTACAGATGTAACCATCGTTTCTTTCGGCAAGATGATGAAAGTAGCCTTGGCTGCTGCTGAAGAACTGGCAAAAGACGGTGTGAATGCCGAAGTAATTGACCTTCGTTCTGTACGCCCGATCGACTATAAAACACTGATTGAATCTGTGAAGAAGACTAACCGCATGGTAGTGGTAGAAGAGGCATGGCCTTTGGCTTCTATTTCTGCTGAGTTAGCTTATCATATCCAGAGCAACGCATTCGATTATATGGATGCACCGGTGAAGCGTGTTACTTGCCGCGATGTACCTCTTCCTTATGCTCCTACGCTTATTGAAGCCTCTCTGCCAAATGTAGAGCGCACCATCGAAGCAGTAAAGCAGGTAATGTATGCTAAAGCTTAG
- the hrpB gene encoding ATP-dependent helicase HrpB, whose protein sequence is MPTSEFLFSLPDLPVKDALPDLLHTLEKHTRVVLEAPPGAGKTTLVPLALLNAAWRNKGKILLLEPRRLATRAAAERMSALLGELIGHTVGYWVRMEHVVSGETKIEVVTEGILTRLLQEDPALEGVAAIIFDEFHERNLQADLGLALALDAQAVLRPDLRLLVMSATLDAVAVGAWLEAPVVRSEGRQFPVETHYLAPVEVAAAGTRPAERLSHLVPKHIRLALEKHEEGDILVFLPGMGEMKRVARQLEERLPVTTDLHILHGDLALSKQLAAIQPAPKGRRKVVLATSIAETSLTIEGVKIVIDGGFARVPKFIPRTGLTTLATIPVSQAAADQRRGRAGRLGPGSCYRLWSTADQLQLPPRQEPEIREADLAGLALELAIWGTKDVTALKWLDVPPAAALALARDLLLRLEAIDVAGNPTSHGKALASLGLPPRLGHLVMRGYELGFGATACALAALLSEKDILKPMQAGQGEVLPDLHLRLELLEGKRPQIPGFVTDENALRRVKEQARNLRQRLRITEHRLNLDATGLLTALAYPDRLAQLESSGRVRLVTGQRASLATELFSEAAFYGVAHLETGKAARVLLAAPVLKAEILAHFAEQVEVLQEVKWDVTAEKVVARELKRLGALVLEEANLAKPDPDVVASALLEALQERGVERLPWSDEAKKTRQRLAFLQELNPAGWPDVSDTALASTMERWLLPHLAGLRSLDQVSRLDFNELLLTELSWEQRQEMDRLAPSHLQVPSGSRIALDYTDVASPVLAVRLQEVFGMLDTPRIAGGKVPVLMHLLSPASRPVQVTKDLRSFWNSGYFEVRKDLRGRYPKHHWPEDPLSAVPTRGTKKRH, encoded by the coding sequence ATGCCGACATCAGAATTTCTTTTTTCCCTGCCTGATCTTCCCGTTAAAGATGCCCTCCCGGACCTGCTGCACACCCTCGAAAAGCATACGCGGGTGGTGTTGGAAGCACCTCCCGGTGCCGGTAAAACGACACTGGTGCCTCTGGCGCTCTTAAATGCTGCCTGGAGAAATAAAGGAAAGATCCTGTTGCTGGAGCCTCGCCGCCTGGCAACACGTGCCGCCGCAGAGCGAATGTCTGCCCTGCTGGGAGAGCTTATCGGCCATACGGTGGGCTACTGGGTGCGGATGGAGCATGTGGTTTCCGGTGAAACAAAAATTGAGGTCGTGACAGAAGGCATTTTGACACGCCTGTTGCAGGAAGACCCGGCTCTGGAAGGTGTAGCAGCTATAATTTTTGATGAGTTTCATGAGCGGAACCTGCAGGCCGATCTCGGATTAGCCCTTGCGCTTGATGCACAGGCTGTCCTGCGCCCGGACCTGCGCTTGCTGGTAATGAGTGCTACACTGGATGCTGTTGCAGTTGGCGCGTGGCTGGAAGCCCCGGTGGTGCGCAGCGAAGGCCGCCAGTTTCCCGTGGAAACACATTATTTAGCACCTGTAGAGGTGGCTGCTGCAGGAACCCGCCCGGCAGAGCGGCTTTCTCATTTAGTACCTAAGCATATCCGGCTTGCCCTGGAAAAGCATGAGGAGGGAGATATACTGGTATTTTTGCCTGGCATGGGCGAAATGAAGCGTGTTGCCCGGCAGTTGGAGGAGCGACTGCCGGTTACTACAGACCTGCATATTCTGCACGGCGACCTGGCCCTTTCCAAACAACTAGCTGCTATTCAGCCTGCACCGAAAGGCCGCAGAAAAGTGGTGCTTGCCACCAGTATAGCCGAAACCAGCTTAACAATTGAAGGTGTAAAAATAGTGATTGACGGAGGCTTTGCACGGGTTCCCAAGTTTATCCCCCGCACTGGCTTAACAACGCTGGCTACCATACCTGTTTCGCAGGCAGCCGCCGATCAGCGAAGAGGCCGGGCAGGCCGTTTAGGGCCTGGCAGTTGTTATAGGTTATGGTCAACGGCCGATCAACTGCAGTTGCCACCCCGCCAGGAACCTGAAATAAGAGAGGCCGATCTGGCTGGTCTTGCTCTGGAACTGGCAATCTGGGGTACAAAAGATGTAACAGCTCTCAAATGGCTGGATGTTCCCCCGGCTGCGGCGCTTGCACTGGCCCGGGATCTTCTGCTAAGGCTTGAGGCAATTGATGTGGCTGGCAACCCGACCAGCCATGGAAAAGCGTTGGCATCTCTAGGGCTGCCCCCGAGACTGGGGCACCTAGTTATGCGGGGCTATGAACTGGGATTTGGAGCTACTGCCTGTGCATTGGCAGCATTACTTTCAGAAAAAGATATTCTGAAGCCCATGCAGGCAGGGCAGGGCGAGGTGCTGCCCGATTTGCACCTGCGGCTGGAGCTATTAGAAGGTAAAAGGCCGCAAATACCGGGTTTTGTGACAGACGAAAATGCTTTGAGAAGGGTGAAGGAGCAAGCCCGGAATCTGCGCCAGCGTCTGCGTATTACGGAGCATAGATTAAACCTGGATGCAACAGGTTTACTGACAGCACTGGCTTATCCTGATCGATTAGCTCAGTTGGAAAGTTCAGGCCGGGTGAGACTGGTAACAGGACAGAGAGCATCGCTGGCAACAGAGCTGTTTTCAGAAGCAGCTTTTTATGGTGTAGCACATTTGGAAACAGGAAAGGCAGCACGGGTTTTATTGGCTGCCCCCGTTTTAAAAGCTGAGATTCTGGCACATTTTGCTGAACAGGTAGAAGTGCTGCAGGAAGTAAAATGGGATGTAACGGCTGAAAAAGTGGTGGCCCGGGAGCTCAAGCGTTTAGGAGCCTTGGTGCTGGAAGAGGCTAACCTGGCAAAACCTGATCCTGATGTAGTGGCCAGTGCCTTGCTAGAAGCTCTGCAGGAGAGGGGAGTGGAGCGGCTGCCCTGGTCGGACGAAGCAAAAAAGACAAGGCAAAGACTTGCGTTTCTGCAAGAGCTGAACCCCGCAGGCTGGCCTGATGTATCAGATACTGCCCTGGCATCTACAATGGAGCGCTGGCTGTTGCCACACCTGGCAGGGCTGAGGTCGCTGGACCAGGTATCCAGGTTAGATTTTAATGAATTACTGCTGACTGAGCTAAGTTGGGAGCAACGGCAGGAAATGGACAGATTAGCACCTTCACATCTGCAGGTGCCGAGTGGCTCACGTATTGCCCTGGATTATACAGATGTTGCCAGTCCTGTACTGGCTGTGCGCTTACAGGAAGTATTCGGCATGCTCGATACACCAAGAATTGCTGGTGGTAAGGTGCCTGTATTAATGCATCTGCTCTCACCTGCATCCAGGCCCGTACAGGTTACCAAAGATCTGCGCAGTTTCTGGAATAGCGGTTATTTCGAGGTCAGGAAAGATTTGCGTGGACGTTATCCGAAGCACCATTGGCCTGAGGACCCGCTTTCGGCTGTCCCTACACGAGGCACTAAGAAAAGGCATTAA
- a CDS encoding GbsR/MarR family transcriptional regulator → MELTENKKALVEKIGIFYENVGLQPAAARVMGLLWLSDSPELTFDEITSALCISKSATSNAVNLLLQTGQLEYITFTGDRKRYFRLKVSNWRENFADKIQGLTKFKDLLTQVLEVRTKETTAYNQNIKELSSFLEFVQQELPNLLKKWEEQNS, encoded by the coding sequence ATGGAATTAACAGAAAATAAAAAGGCCCTTGTAGAGAAGATTGGTATCTTCTACGAAAACGTAGGTTTGCAGCCTGCTGCAGCACGTGTGATGGGACTGCTTTGGCTTTCTGATAGTCCTGAACTAACATTTGATGAAATTACCTCTGCCTTATGCATCAGCAAAAGCGCTACCAGCAATGCTGTTAACCTGCTTTTGCAAACAGGCCAGCTGGAATATATCACCTTCACCGGTGACAGAAAAAGATACTTCAGGTTGAAAGTTTCAAACTGGCGTGAGAACTTTGCTGATAAGATCCAGGGCTTAACAAAATTCAAAGATCTGTTAACACAGGTGCTGGAAGTAAGAACCAAAGAAACAACAGCATATAACCAGAATATAAAAGAGCTGAGCAGCTTTTTAGAGTTTGTTCAGCAGGAACTGCCTAACCTTCTTAAAAAGTGGGAAGAACAAAACAGCTAA
- a CDS encoding TolC family protein: protein MIKKHLLLSLLLLLGVRFSYAQNQSGGNVLTLQEALQYATSNNIGIQKALLDEKGAEYMIKETKGSGLPQINGTGQLSIYPSIPTQLLPGEIVGKPGTYVPVQFGTKYNANAGFELSQLIFSKSYFVGLEAAQTTRDLYELRTRMSQEDVIYNVSSAYLLALQTKEQFNSVEANFNRLVQLEKILTLQYKNDFAKKVDVNRITVNKTNLENQRQALATAYEQQKNALKFFIGMPLDQQIEIENNATLDNVALPVNTNAADVLTQRVDYQLLQAQKKLYGLNIENIRGKAFPTLAGFGQYSYQAQRKEFNFFDTNQPWFNTFVLGVRLNIPVFDGFQRKNQLKQAQIEMQKTDLDITNLTLGTQLSLDNALKQIATSQLTIQNQERNVSLAQEVYDTTNDLYKEGLSPLTDLLDAEVSLREAQTNLNNERLKYKIAQLDYMKARGELNNLIK from the coding sequence GTGATCAAGAAGCATTTACTACTAAGTCTCCTCCTTTTGCTTGGCGTGAGGTTTAGTTATGCACAAAACCAGTCAGGAGGCAATGTACTGACATTACAGGAGGCACTGCAGTACGCCACCAGCAATAACATAGGGATTCAGAAAGCACTACTGGATGAAAAAGGTGCTGAATACATGATAAAGGAAACCAAAGGCTCTGGTTTGCCACAGATTAATGGTACAGGACAATTAAGTATTTATCCGTCTATTCCTACTCAGTTGCTACCAGGTGAAATTGTTGGAAAGCCAGGAACTTATGTTCCAGTACAATTTGGCACAAAGTATAATGCCAATGCGGGTTTTGAGCTATCTCAACTCATCTTTAGCAAATCATACTTTGTAGGTTTAGAAGCTGCTCAAACTACGCGTGACCTGTATGAGCTTCGCACCAGAATGAGCCAGGAGGATGTGATATACAATGTTAGCTCGGCCTATTTACTAGCACTTCAGACGAAAGAGCAGTTTAACTCGGTGGAAGCCAACTTCAATCGCCTGGTGCAACTGGAGAAAATACTTACACTGCAGTACAAGAATGATTTTGCCAAGAAAGTAGACGTTAACCGCATTACCGTTAACAAAACGAACCTGGAAAATCAGCGCCAGGCATTGGCAACAGCTTATGAGCAACAGAAGAATGCGCTGAAGTTTTTCATAGGCATGCCCCTGGATCAGCAAATTGAAATAGAAAACAATGCCACGCTGGACAATGTAGCATTACCTGTTAATACCAATGCTGCTGATGTGCTGACACAACGTGTAGATTACCAGTTACTGCAAGCCCAGAAAAAACTGTATGGCCTGAACATTGAAAACATCAGGGGAAAAGCTTTTCCTACATTAGCAGGATTTGGCCAGTACTCATACCAGGCGCAGCGCAAGGAATTTAACTTCTTTGATACTAATCAGCCTTGGTTTAACACCTTTGTGTTAGGCGTTAGATTAAATATACCGGTTTTTGATGGCTTTCAGAGAAAGAACCAGTTAAAGCAGGCCCAGATTGAAATGCAGAAAACTGATCTGGATATTACAAACCTGACACTTGGCACACAACTGAGTCTGGATAATGCTTTGAAGCAAATTGCAACCAGCCAGTTGACTATTCAAAACCAGGAACGAAATGTAAGCCTGGCCCAGGAGGTATATGATACCACCAACGATCTGTACAAAGAAGGTCTTTCTCCTCTTACGGATTTACTGGATGCAGAAGTAAGCTTAAGAGAAGCACAGACTAACCTGAACAACGAAAGACTAAAATATAAAATCGCACAGCTGGATTATATGAAAGCCAGAGGTGAACTGAATAACCTAATTAAATAA
- a CDS encoding efflux RND transporter periplasmic adaptor subunit has product MKKLIYILVVVILIGAVAFTLNKNKQEMTEKAAVAEIRSEAIPVAITEPKVEKLDKSFIAQGNFRPYQSLTLTSETQGQVLRVLKRKGDRVKAGELLVQVESNTMNADLATAQANYEKAKRDLARFENLAEGDAITKRQLEEARLQVNATQAQLVAARQRLTKTNITAPFSGEINEIHVEVGSYLNPGAKLYDLVNVDRLKLNVKVSEAEVLLVERGSKVTVRANAGGGEEYEGTVTAVAAQSDPTLKYDVEVEVKNASNNNLRAGMYGTAFFEISDQRDALLLPRQAIVGSIQDPSVYVVVNQKAALRKVRVGTVTQDRVEILDGVQTGEKVVQSGQINLREGIQVKAL; this is encoded by the coding sequence ATGAAAAAACTGATTTATATCCTCGTTGTTGTGATCCTGATAGGCGCTGTTGCCTTTACTCTCAACAAGAACAAACAGGAAATGACAGAAAAAGCTGCCGTAGCTGAGATCAGAAGTGAAGCTATTCCGGTTGCCATTACAGAACCAAAAGTAGAAAAACTGGATAAGTCCTTTATAGCGCAGGGTAACTTCAGGCCATACCAAAGCCTGACATTAACTTCTGAAACACAAGGACAGGTACTGCGCGTGTTAAAACGCAAAGGTGACAGGGTAAAAGCCGGTGAACTGCTGGTGCAGGTAGAAAGCAATACCATGAACGCCGACCTGGCTACTGCTCAGGCCAATTATGAGAAAGCTAAAAGAGATTTAGCCCGTTTTGAGAACCTGGCAGAAGGTGATGCTATCACCAAACGCCAGTTAGAAGAGGCCCGCCTGCAGGTGAACGCGACACAGGCTCAGTTAGTAGCTGCACGTCAGCGCCTTACTAAAACCAACATTACAGCACCTTTCAGTGGTGAGATAAATGAGATCCATGTGGAAGTTGGTTCTTACCTAAACCCGGGTGCAAAACTCTATGACCTTGTAAATGTGGATCGCCTGAAACTGAATGTAAAGGTTTCTGAAGCGGAGGTATTGCTGGTAGAAAGAGGCAGCAAAGTAACTGTAAGAGCAAATGCCGGAGGCGGAGAGGAATACGAAGGTACTGTAACAGCAGTAGCCGCCCAATCCGACCCGACCTTAAAATACGATGTAGAAGTTGAAGTGAAAAACGCTTCAAACAACAATCTGAGGGCTGGTATGTATGGCACAGCTTTCTTTGAAATATCCGATCAGCGTGATGCCCTGCTGTTGCCTCGCCAGGCTATTGTAGGTAGTATACAGGATCCGAGTGTGTATGTGGTGGTAAACCAGAAAGCAGCACTTCGCAAAGTAAGAGTAGGTACTGTAACACAAGACAGAGTTGAGATTCTGGACGGTGTACAGACAGGTGAAAAAGTAGTACAAAGCGGCCAGATTAACCTGCGCGAAGGCATACAGGTAAAAGCCCTCTAA
- a CDS encoding efflux RND transporter permease subunit, which yields MNITKLSIQRSTIVVVVFTVLTLLGVVSYQSLNYELLPKFSPPVLTISTIYPGASPNEVENSVTKEIEDALSSLENVKEMKSTSLESFSIITIQLNQGTDVDLSLQDAQRKINTILARLPDDADAPTLNKFDFDDLPIIKMGATANLTATEFYDLIDKKVKPELSRVPGMAAIKILGGQEREIKVNIDANKLEAYGLSILQVQQKIRNSNLDFPTGKIKQESGQTQIRLAGKFESLDQLRSLIIREDQNGIVRLADLAEVQDTQKDTEVLTRVNQNASVGITIQKQSDANAVEVSRLTKEALARLEQTYTAEGLKFNIASDSSDFTLEAADSVMHDLVIAVILVAVVMLLFLHSLRNAVIVMISIPASLVATFIAMYLLGFSLNLMSLLALSLVVGILVDDAIVVIENIHRHMEMGKNPAQAAYDGIREIMATVTSITLVIVVVFIPIALSSGLVSDILRQFAVVVAVATMISLFVAFTLIPLLASRFSKLEHVSDKNMFGRFILAFERLLDRIIDGFTDTLKWAFNHKFITLGVTILLLVASFMLVPFGFIGSEFIPAGDRGEVSLQLELPKNATVEQTNFATKQVEQYLQAIPEVSRIFTTVGTTSSAQEGQNTAYKADVSVTLVDVKERNFSTDQFSRQAKADIESQIPDVEVTPVPVGLVGNSQAPIQLIISGSNLDSVMSFSQKVMAITESVDGTVDVETSVEGGNPEIEVVVDRDKMASVGLSLENVGASMQLAFSGNSDVTFRSGTEDYDINIRLDEFDRRSVTDIGNLSFVNSQGRLVRLAQFADIKQATGPSQLERYNRVTSVTVNSQVIGRPSGSVGADIQAKIAEIKMPAGVSIEFGGNLKNQSEGFGTLGIALLASIIFVYLIMVALYDSYIYPLVVLFSIPLAIIGALLALALAAQSLSIFSILGIIMMIGLVAKNAIMVVDFTNNLKAEGVAVKEALIEAVRIRFRPILMTTLAMVIGMLPIALAGGSVAATKNGLAWALIGGLSSSMFLTLIVVPIIYYGFDRIMAKFGLDKKTEIVLIDKTAEELEKETAELEEKKLSHAI from the coding sequence ATGAATATAACCAAATTATCCATACAGCGGTCAACCATTGTGGTGGTGGTCTTCACAGTCCTCACACTCCTGGGTGTTGTCAGCTACCAATCGCTTAACTATGAGCTGCTGCCTAAGTTCAGCCCGCCTGTACTTACCATCAGTACCATATATCCGGGTGCTTCGCCAAATGAGGTAGAGAACTCGGTAACGAAAGAAATCGAAGATGCGCTGTCTTCGCTGGAGAACGTGAAAGAAATGAAAAGTACTTCACTGGAAAGCTTTTCCATTATCACGATTCAGCTGAACCAGGGTACCGATGTAGACCTTAGCTTACAGGACGCACAACGTAAGATCAACACCATCCTGGCTAGATTGCCGGACGATGCTGATGCGCCGACGCTAAACAAATTCGACTTCGACGACCTGCCTATCATTAAGATGGGTGCTACCGCAAACCTGACAGCAACAGAATTCTACGACCTGATCGACAAGAAGGTAAAACCTGAACTGTCGCGCGTACCAGGTATGGCTGCCATTAAAATCTTAGGTGGCCAGGAGCGTGAGATCAAGGTAAACATAGATGCAAACAAACTGGAAGCCTATGGCCTTTCTATTCTGCAGGTTCAACAGAAGATCCGCAACTCTAACCTGGACTTCCCTACTGGTAAAATCAAGCAGGAAAGCGGGCAGACACAGATTCGTCTGGCTGGTAAATTTGAGTCGCTGGACCAACTGCGCAGCCTGATCATCCGGGAAGACCAGAACGGGATAGTACGCCTTGCTGACCTGGCAGAAGTACAGGATACGCAGAAAGATACGGAAGTATTAACCCGCGTAAACCAGAACGCTTCGGTAGGTATCACTATACAGAAGCAGTCGGATGCCAACGCCGTGGAAGTAAGCCGCCTGACAAAAGAGGCGCTTGCCAGACTGGAGCAGACCTATACTGCCGAAGGACTGAAATTCAATATTGCCAGCGACTCTTCGGACTTTACGCTGGAGGCAGCCGATTCGGTAATGCACGACTTAGTAATTGCGGTTATACTGGTAGCTGTGGTGATGCTCTTATTCCTGCACTCGCTGCGCAACGCGGTAATTGTAATGATTTCGATTCCGGCCTCGCTCGTGGCTACCTTTATAGCCATGTACCTGCTCGGCTTCTCTCTTAACCTGATGTCGTTGCTGGCACTCTCGCTGGTGGTTGGTATCCTGGTGGACGATGCCATTGTGGTAATTGAGAACATTCACCGCCACATGGAGATGGGTAAGAATCCGGCTCAGGCTGCCTATGACGGTATCCGTGAGATTATGGCAACTGTAACCTCTATTACCCTGGTAATTGTGGTTGTGTTTATTCCGATTGCCCTTTCAAGCGGCCTGGTGTCAGACATTCTGCGTCAGTTTGCGGTGGTGGTAGCCGTGGCAACCATGATCTCCCTGTTCGTAGCCTTTACACTGATTCCGCTGCTTGCCAGCCGTTTCTCTAAACTGGAGCACGTATCGGACAAGAATATGTTTGGCCGGTTTATACTTGCATTCGAGCGCCTGCTGGACCGCATCATCGATGGCTTTACAGATACCCTGAAGTGGGCCTTCAACCATAAGTTCATCACGCTGGGTGTAACAATCCTGCTGCTGGTTGCTTCGTTTATGCTGGTTCCGTTCGGCTTTATCGGTTCAGAGTTTATACCTGCCGGCGACCGTGGCGAAGTAAGTCTTCAGCTGGAATTACCGAAGAATGCCACAGTAGAGCAAACAAACTTTGCTACCAAGCAAGTTGAACAGTATTTGCAGGCTATTCCTGAAGTAAGCAGAATATTTACTACAGTAGGTACTACTTCTTCGGCACAGGAAGGCCAGAATACAGCCTATAAGGCAGACGTATCGGTAACGCTGGTAGATGTGAAGGAACGTAACTTCAGCACCGACCAGTTTAGCCGCCAGGCCAAGGCAGACATTGAAAGCCAGATACCTGATGTGGAAGTAACACCTGTACCTGTAGGTCTGGTTGGTAACTCACAGGCTCCGATCCAGCTTATTATCTCTGGCTCCAACCTGGACTCCGTAATGTCTTTCTCTCAGAAAGTAATGGCAATTACTGAAAGTGTAGACGGTACAGTAGACGTGGAAACGTCGGTGGAAGGTGGTAACCCTGAGATTGAAGTAGTGGTAGATCGTGACAAGATGGCGAGTGTCGGTCTGTCGCTGGAAAACGTAGGTGCAAGCATGCAGCTGGCTTTCAGCGGTAACTCCGATGTGACGTTCCGTTCCGGTACAGAAGATTATGACATCAACATCCGCCTGGATGAGTTTGACCGCCGTAGCGTAACCGACATTGGCAACCTGTCCTTCGTGAACAGCCAGGGAAGGCTGGTACGCCTGGCGCAGTTTGCAGATATTAAACAGGCAACTGGTCCGTCGCAGCTGGAGCGTTACAACCGTGTAACTTCTGTCACCGTCAATTCACAGGTAATTGGTCGTCCTTCCGGTTCGGTAGGTGCTGATATCCAAGCCAAAATAGCCGAGATTAAAATGCCTGCCGGTGTAAGCATCGAGTTTGGCGGTAACCTGAAAAACCAGAGCGAAGGTTTTGGCACATTGGGTATTGCCTTGCTGGCCTCCATCATCTTCGTTTACCTGATCATGGTGGCGCTGTACGATTCTTATATTTATCCGCTGGTAGTATTGTTCTCTATACCTCTGGCGATTATCGGTGCCTTGCTGGCCCTGGCGCTGGCTGCCCAGTCTCTGAGTATCTTCTCTATCCTGGGTATTATCATGATGATCGGTCTGGTTGCCAAGAACGCGATTATGGTGGTTGACTTTACCAACAACCTGAAAGCCGAGGGCGTGGCAGTGAAAGAAGCCTTGATAGAAGCTGTTCGAATCCGTTTCCGCCCTATCCTGATGACAACGCTGGCGATGGTAATAGGTATGTTGCCTATCGCGTTGGCCGGAGGTTCTGTGGCTGCCACTAAAAATGGCCTGGCCTGGGCGCTGATTGGTGGTCTGAGCTCATCTATGTTCCTGACCCTGATCGTGGTGCCAATCATCTACTATGGCTTCGACCGCATTATGGCGAAGTTCGGACTGGATAAGAAAACAGAGATCGTTCTAATTGACAAGACTGCAGAAGAACTTGAAAAAGAAACTGCAGAACTGGAAGAGAAGAAGCTTTCTCACGCTATTTAA
- a CDS encoding aldo/keto reductase, translating to MADQKTPSFEKTFTIGGDFTVNRMGFGAMRITGEGIWGPPKDRDEAIRVLQRAVELGIDFIDTADSYGPHVSEELIAEALQPYPEGLVIATKGGLTRTGPNVWPINADPDYLQGALEGSLKRLKVDQIDLYQLHRVDPEVPYEKTLEFLQRVQEEGLVKHIGLSEVTVEQIKKAQEFVKVVSVQNKYSVDFRKWEAELEYCEEQGMAFIPWNPLNANNKQSMEKLTEMAEKHSATPHQIALSWLLHRSPNILLIPGTSKVKHLEDNYNAVNISLSEEDMQQLEEIES from the coding sequence ATGGCAGATCAAAAAACTCCGTCTTTCGAAAAGACTTTTACCATTGGGGGTGACTTTACCGTGAACCGGATGGGATTTGGAGCTATGCGTATCACCGGAGAAGGTATCTGGGGACCTCCCAAAGATAGAGACGAGGCAATACGGGTGTTACAGCGGGCAGTGGAACTGGGCATAGACTTTATTGACACGGCTGACAGTTATGGTCCTCATGTTTCAGAGGAACTGATTGCCGAAGCCTTACAGCCTTATCCTGAAGGCTTGGTAATAGCTACCAAAGGAGGCTTAACCCGTACCGGCCCCAACGTATGGCCTATCAATGCAGACCCTGATTATTTGCAGGGCGCGCTGGAGGGCAGCCTGAAGCGGCTGAAAGTAGACCAGATTGATTTATACCAGCTGCACCGCGTAGATCCGGAAGTGCCTTACGAGAAGACCCTGGAGTTTCTGCAGCGGGTACAGGAAGAGGGGCTGGTGAAACATATCGGCCTTTCCGAGGTAACCGTGGAGCAGATTAAAAAGGCCCAGGAGTTTGTAAAGGTGGTATCGGTGCAAAATAAGTACAGCGTCGATTTCAGGAAATGGGAGGCGGAGCTGGAGTATTGCGAAGAGCAGGGGATGGCTTTTATACCCTGGAACCCATTGAACGCTAACAACAAGCAAAGTATGGAGAAGCTTACCGAAATGGCCGAAAAGCACAGTGCTACCCCACACCAGATTGCGCTGAGCTGGCTGCTGCACCGTTCGCCCAACATTCTACTGATACCGGGTACCTCTAAAGTAAAACACTTGGAGGATAACTATAATGCTGTAAATATCTCGCTTTCAGAAGAAGATATGCAGCAGTTGGAAGAGATTGAAAGTTGA